In a genomic window of Gigantopelta aegis isolate Gae_Host chromosome 9, Gae_host_genome, whole genome shotgun sequence:
- the LOC121381957 gene encoding uncharacterized protein LOC121381957, with protein sequence MEISETENYTPVFVVVDQGTDRGKPKLIETIGYAYTRKKVNGDRINWTCSVRGTHNWCKATVNQNGNIFSRGKVEHNHQAKPGLLHRTEENKQVKTLAAEHIFRSAKEIVESVKLAADQVENIQSDSCTFDSWARKANRHRKKFRPDDPKDLQFDVDVEYLCSVDSDAETFFQASVCVNEQRHLIFATPAQVHQLAQAKTWYVDGTFKIMAPPFVQLFGLHAFVRSGETMTQVPLAFVLMSRRQTIDYLGVFNSLLEKMQQQPQVRRVVSDFEAATWAAIRAVLPHVELKGCLFHWTQAVFKRIRQEGLEKSYHDKGRTYVFLKQVLSLPYLPAEDIEEQFERLCAVPEIPPKVENVLAYMKRTWFRSSVWKVENWSIFGLPIRTNNNTEGWHRRINARATRDGIQFYLLVPLLLREAKLVKMTMERVSDGRLGRLQRSKQRTRQGEVFQIWTQYHDGEISAKHLLRAIGHLL encoded by the exons ATGGAGATTAGTGAAACGGAGAATTACACTCCGGTGTTTGTAGTGGTAGACCAAGGAACAGATAGAGGGAAACCGAAGCTGATTGAAACAATCGGTTATGCCTATACCAGAAAG AAAGTGAATGGCGACCGAATTAACTGGACTTGCAGTGTTAGAGGAACCCACAACTGGTGCAAAGCTACAGTTAACCAAAATGGGAATATCTTTTCTCGAGGCAAAGTGGAGCACAACCATCAAGCAAAACCTGGATTGCTACATCGAACCGAAGAAAACAAACAG GTCAAAACTCTAGCTGCGGAGCACATTTTTCGGTCGGCAAAGGAGATTGTTGAAAGTGTGAAGCTTGCTGCCGACCAGGTTGAAAATATTCAGTCTGACTCGTGTACGTTTGATAGCTGGGCAAGGAAGGCCAATCGACATCGAAAGAAATTCCGACCCGATGATCCCAAAGACCTGCAGTTTGAT gTTGATGTAGAGTACTTGTGCTCGGTAGACTCGGATGCAGAAACGTTTTTCCAAGCCTCAGTCTGTGTCAACGAACAGCGGCATCTGATTTTTGCAACGCCAGCTCAAGTTCATCAGCTGGCCCAGGCGAAAACATGGTACGTCGATGGAACATTTAAAATCATGGCGCCTCCTTTTGTGCAACTGTTTGGACTCCATGCATTCGTCAGATCGGGAGAGACAATGACCCAAGTACCACTGGCGTTTGTTTTGATGTCGCGAAGACAAACAATCGATTATTTAGGG GTATTCAACAGTCTTCTAGAAAAAATGCAACAACAGCCACAAGTGAGACGTGTCGTGTCTGATTTTGAAGCGGCTACCTGGGCTGCGATACGCGCCGTACTACCACATGTTGAATTGAAA GGGTGCTTATTTCACTGGACCCAGGCGGTTTTCAAAAGGATCAGACAAGAAGGACTGGAAAAATCGTACCATGACAAGGGACGCACATACGTATTCCTGAAACAAGTTCTGTCTCTGCCTTATTTGCCAGCTGAGGATATTGAGGAGCAGTTCGAGCGACTTTGCGCTGTTCCGGAAATCCCGCCAAAGGTGGAGAACGTTCTTGCATACATGAAAAGAACATGGTTCAGAAGTAGCGTATGGAAGGTGGAGAATTGGTCCATTTTTGGATTGCCA ATTCGAACTAACAACAACACAGAAGGCTGGCATCGGAGAATCAACGCAAGGGCTACCAGAGATGGAATCCAGTTTTACTTGTTGGTTCCTCTCCTTCTACGCGAAGCGAAGTTAGTCAAAATGACGATGGAGCGAGTTAGCGACGGACGGCTTGGACGTCTACAGAGATCCAAGCAGAGGACGAGGCAGGGGGAAGTTTTCCAAATATGGACACAATACCATGATGGTGAAATTTCTGCCAAACACCTTCTTCGAGCTATTGGACATTTGTTGTAG